A single window of Salmo trutta unplaced genomic scaffold, fSalTru1.1, whole genome shotgun sequence DNA harbors:
- the LOC115186531 gene encoding zinc finger protein 180-like, producing IHQRTHTGEKSYICGQCGKSFSQSSYLTMHQRTHTGEKPYSCGQCGRSFTQSGSLISHQRTHTGEKSYSCDQCGKSFTTSSSLTLHQRIHTGEKPYSCGQCGKSFAASGSLTLHQRIHTGEKPYSCGQCGKSFTMSSNLISHQRIHTGEKPYSCGQCGKRFAASGSLTLHQRIHTGEKPYSCDQCGNSFTQLSNLISHQRTHTGDKPYSCDQCGNSFTQLSNLISHQRTHTGEKPYSCVQCGMSFGRSDHLVSHQRTHTGEKPYSS from the exons attcatcagagaacgcacacaggagagaaatcttatatctgtggtcaatgtgggaagagttttagtcaatctagctatctgacaatgcaccagagaacgcacacaggagagaaaccttatagctgtggtcaatgtgggaggagttttactcagtcaggcagcctgatatcacaccagagaacacacacaggagagaaatcttatagctgtgatcaatgtgggaagagttttactacatctagctctctgactctacaccagagaatacacacaggagagaaaccttatagctgtggtcaatgtgggaagagttttgctgcatctggctctctgactctacaccaaagaatacacacaggagagaaaccttatagctgtggtcaatgtgggaagagttttactatgtcaagcaacctgatatcacaccagagaatacacacaggagagaaaccttatagctgtggtcaatgtgggaagagatttgctgcatctggctctctgactctacaccagagaatacacacaggtgagaaaccttatagctgtgatcaatgtgggaacagttttactcagctaagcaacctgatatcacaccagagaacacacactggagataaaccttatagctgtgatcaatgtgggaacagttttactcagctaagcaacctgatatcacaccagagaacacacacaggagagaaaccttatagctgtgttcaatgtgggatgagttttggtcgatctgaccATCTGGTAtcgcaccagagaacacacacaggagagaagccttatagct catga